The Candidatus Methylomirabilota bacterium genome includes the window CCCGGGCGTCATGGAGCGACTCGGGTGCGGCTGGGCGAAGCTCTGGTCGCTGAACCAGCGCCTCGTCGTGTGCTCGATCTCCGCCTACGGGCAGGAGGGGCCGTACCGCGACCGGCCGGCGTTCGATCTGGCGCTCCAGGCGATGGGCGGCGCGATGTCGCTCACCGGCGAGCCCGGGCGCGCGCCCGTGCGCATGGGCCTCCCCGTGGCCGACCTCGCGGGGGGCCTGTTCGGCGCGCTCGCCGTCGCGGGCGCCCTGCTCCGGCGCGAGCGGACCGGCGAGGGCGCGCGCATCGATCTCTCGCTGCTCGACTGCCAGGTCTCGCTCCTGACCTACGTCGCCCAGTACTTCTGGGCCGACGGCCGCGTGCCCGGGCCGCTCGGCTCGGCGCACGCCTCCGTCGCGCCCTACGGCGCGTGCGCGACGCGCGACGGCCACGTGGTCGTCGCGGTGTTCACCGAGAAGTTCTGGGGCGGCTTCTGCAAGGCGCTCGGGCGCCCGGAGTGGGAGCGCGACCCGCGCTTCCTGACGAACCGCGACCGCGTCGCGAACCGCGCGGCGCTGATGCCGCTCGTCGAGGCGGAGCTCGCGACGCGCACGACGGCGGACTGGCTCGCGCGCCTGGAGGCCGAGGGCGTGCCCGCGGCGCCGATCCAGAGCGTCGATCGCGTGCTCGACGATGTCCAGATCCGGCAGCGCGGGATGGTCGTCGAGATGGACCACCCGGTCCACGGCCGCGTGCCCACGCTCGGCACCCCGCTGAAGGTGGACGGCGCGATGGGGCTCAGCGTCGCGCCGCCGCCGCGTCTTGGCGAGCACACCGACCGCGTGCTCCGGGAGCTCCTCGAGTATCCGGCCGCGCGGATCGCCGAGCTCCGCAGCACGGGGGCGATCGGGTGAGACTCGCCGTCCTCGGCGGAGG containing:
- a CDS encoding CoA transferase, encoding MRLFDGVRVLDLSRMLAGPYGSQLLADLGAEVIKIEEPDGGDPVRGMGPPFLPGGESAYFLAINRSKKSVALNLTKEAGREVFYDLVRRSDVVLENFRPGVMERLGCGWAKLWSLNQRLVVCSISAYGQEGPYRDRPAFDLALQAMGGAMSLTGEPGRAPVRMGLPVADLAGGLFGALAVAGALLRRERTGEGARIDLSLLDCQVSLLTYVAQYFWADGRVPGPLGSAHASVAPYGACATRDGHVVVAVFTEKFWGGFCKALGRPEWERDPRFLTNRDRVANRAALMPLVEAELATRTTADWLARLEAEGVPAAPIQSVDRVLDDVQIRQRGMVVEMDHPVHGRVPTLGTPLKVDGAMGLSVAPPPRLGEHTDRVLRELLEYPAARIAELRSTGAIG